The Capricornis sumatraensis isolate serow.1 chromosome 15, serow.2, whole genome shotgun sequence DNA segment TTGCTGCTCTTTAGCAGATGAAGGGCCTGGTGCTCTCACCTCCGAGCCGCTCCTAGAAGTGAAGATCTGGCCAGGCCTGTCTGGTCTCCACCAGATGATCATATctggcaggggagggaggggtccCTGGAGAGGGTGGGGGTCCATCTTCCATGAGCCCTCTgagcccccaacccccacccccactgcccctcTGTTGGCCTCATGCCTCAGCCCAGGCCCTACCACACACATCCTGAGCGTCACTGTGTACCCCAGTGCCTTCCTGGTCCACCCATGTCGAGATGGACAATGCCTGGGCCTGGCACCACCAAGAGACCATGAAGGGAGTGGCCGTGAGGGGCAGGTGCAGGTTTGGCTGCTCCAGGGAGCAGAGGTCAAGCTGAACCTGGGCTCGTAGGGGAGAGGATGGCAGTCCCACTgtccggctcctctgtctggcTCCTGGCTGCCTCCTGCCCCTGGTGCAGGGCCTTTCCACAACTGCCCAGGGGCACTTGGCCACAGGAGGAGGTGCAGGTGGGCGCAGACCCTTGCCTagccctctgctgccccctgagCCAGGAGGCGGGTGCCAGTCAGCTAGAGAACCAGGGTGTGCCCAGATCGCTGACCTGGGTCTGTCTGCTTTGCACTGCAGAGGCAGCTGGGATGGCAGGGGCAGGCCGCCTGCGCTGGGAACCACGCTGCCAGCAGCTCCTGCCCAACAGAGCCCCGGTCACCGCGCTGCTGCCCCCACGCCTGGACGGGCCCTGGATCTCCACTGGGTAAGACCCGAGGGTCATACAGACCACAGGCCCCTGGGCTGGGAGACCTTGCCCTGAACCTCTATGTTCACATCCGTGAAATGGGCACAATTCATCCGGTTGTCCAGAGGCTGCCCAGGCGTGGGCTTGCTTGTCACCCTCCCCAGAATGAGCCTAGGAGGCCGGAAGGAGCCATCCACCCAATTCTCCTTTTCATCTGATAGTCTCACCTGACGTTTCTGAAGTCCCACTGCTGCTCTGAGGGGTGGGCTTGGCGCTCTGCCCTCACTGGTGGGGCAGCCAGGAGAGTCCTCCCTCCCAGGGTCAGAGAGAAGGCAGGCAGTGTCCTCACCCACCATCCCCTTGGGCCAGTCCCACTCTGGGGTCAAGGACTGGACTTTGCACATCCTCCATGCACTCCTGAGGTCAGGGGGAAAATTCCACTGACAAACATCTGTTAGCAGCtccctggggtgggtggggactTGAGATCTGCAAAGTTGCTCTGGATGTATTCCCAGGCTCTGCCCCCATCTTGGGTCCATGGGCCAGGTGGAATTCAGGCATCACGGGCCAGGGTCACTGTGAGACAGAACAtggggaggaagggggctggCTGCAGGCTGTTCTTGCCCTGGGACAACAGCATTCCAGATAGTTCTAGAAGcttctaatattttcttcctaGAAAGTCCTCCATTGTACCCTTCAGATAGGGTCTGCTGCTTTCTGGGAGCAGCACAGGGAAGGACCCAGAGTCTGAGAACCATGAGGACATCTAGTGCAACCTGCTACCGTCCCCTGGGCAAATCTCCCCACACTGGGGTGTGAGTCACTTCTCTCTGTGTTTAACTACCACCTGTACTAATTCTCACAGGTGGTAGTTCTTCTTACGATTCTTCTTAAGAATCTTTACGATTTCCTTACGATTCTTCTTTAAACCAACTTGCTTTTGTTGGTGtaattatattaatgtatttttacaGCTTTATTGGGGGGTAATTGGTATACTGTACACATTTACAGTACTGTGATTATGTTTTAAAGGAAGTATAATATCACTATGAATATGGAGAGCTGAGCCACTTGCCATAAATAGGAggtagccattaaaaaaaaagtctgaaaacaaaacaacatcatTAAGTTCTCACCCGATTCTCTCACTGCCTGCCTAAGGCCCCAAGTCTGTTTGTTTTGGGAGAAAGGGGAGGTTGGTGTTAAAGACATAGGATAGAAAGAAAAGGCTAGTGAGAACATGTTTCTCCTGCTCCAGCAGCCCTAGTAtgaaaaatactgagaaaataaCAGTCCAGGTACTGCCTGTTTGTGGGGGGACTCGTCCACCGTCCACCCCAGCTGAGTACCCATGGGAATGTCCCAGATGCTCCCTGACCCCAGCCCAGGGTGTGACAGGGTCCAGGAGTCCTGTTTTCATCACCAGTAGAATAAGGCCTGAGGACCAGGGCTGgctttgtaaataaagctttactgGCACACAACCACACCCATTACATACAGTGCTGTCTCTGGCTACTTTGGCTTCAAGACCACAATCTTGAGTAATTGCAACAAAGACCACCTGGCCACAAAGACAAAATAGTTATAGTCTGACCTTTTCCATGAAAAGTGTGCTGACCCCCCCAGTTTAGATCAACAAGTCTGTCACAGACTTGGATGAAACCTGGTTTGGGGTGGCAGGGGAGCGGTGGTGGTCAGCTTAGCAAATGGGGAGACAATGTAAGCGTTCATCATTCATGAGTCACTCAGTTAGGACCCGGGTTGGGGGATCTAGTGTGTGCCTGGTCCTGGAGCAGGTGCCAGGAATCCACTGGGGAGAGAATAGGCAGGACCCTGCTTCCTGGAGCTCAGAGCACAGGGTTCCCCACACAAAGCAAAGGAGCCCCCATTTCTTAAACACCTCCCAGGTGCCATCACTGTGCTGGTTGCTTGCCGGGAGCCCGGACTGTGGATCTGATGCCTGAGTCCGGAGGAAGAAGCTGGGCGTCATCCCGGGTCACACTCCTCATGAGGGACTGAAATGGAGTTTGAACCATGGGCCTCTGGCTGCAAAGCCTGTGTATTTCCTGGACCAATAGGGATCCCTGGGGGACCCAGGCCAGAAGCGGGGAGATGTCGGCTGAAAAAGGTGCTTAGTACCGAATGGAAGGAAAGCTTCCCTTGAGACCATAAGGCAAGAGGGGAAGGCCCCCAGCATGCAGAGTGGGGCTGAGGGCAGCTGGGGGAACTGAGCCTGCAGGCCTGAGAGGAAGGCTGCGGGAGGTGGAGCCCGGAGCCGCCCCGGGCTTCACCCTGCACGACCTCAGCTCACTGCCCTGCACGCCGTCTCCCTCTGCCCCGCAGCTGCGAGGTGCGCCCGGGACCCGAGTTCCTCACCCGCTCCTATACTTTCTACCCCAACCGCCTGTTCCGCGCCTACCAGTTCTTCTACCGGGACCCCTCGTGCAGCGAGCCCGCGTACTCGCTGCTCATCAAGGGCAGGGTGCGCCTGCGCCGGGCCTCCTGGGTCACCCGCGGCGCCACGGAGGCCGACTACCATCTGCACAAGGTGGGCGTCGTCTTCCACAGCCGCCGCGCCCTGCTCGACGTGGCCGGGCGCCTGGACCACAGTAAGGCGGGCCGGGACTGCGCGCACCGCCTGCCCCCGGCGCGGGCCTGGCTGCCCGGGGCCCTGTACGAACTGCTGGGCGCCGGGGCTGAGCGTGACTGCGCGGCCGCCCTGGGCTTCACCATGCACGAGCTCAGCCTGGTGCGCGTGCAGCGCCGCTTGCAGCCCGAGCCCCGGGCCGCGCCTCGCCTGGTGGAGGAGCTCTACCTGGGGGACATCCACACCGACCGGGCCGAACAGCGGCACTACCGGCCCACCGGCTACCAGCGTCCTCTGCAGAGTGCCCTGGTGAGTCTGGGGCCCAGGGAGGGTGAGTTCTGAGAGCCTGtggggcctgtccctgcctgGAGCCCTCTTCCCCTTCACTCCAACCCCACACTGGTCTGctggcctcaggacctttgcacatgctcttccctctgcttgAGGCCTTTCCTCAGGTCTGGACAGGACTGGCTTTTTCCAGCAGGAGCTCCTGGGTTGCCTTCTTGAGTCTGGTCCTCCTGGACTCTGGAGGGTTCTTTCCTGCTGCTGGGATGGTGCAGGTCCCTGTCTCTGAGGTCTCTGCTCCACACCGTCCCCTCCCATCCCCACTCTGCACACACTCAGGGCTGCACTGTTTATTTGCAGGTTGACTGTCTTGCCCCAGCAGCACTGGATCCTCTGCAAGGGGGAAGCCCCTTGCCCCTCTGTGTCCCCACCCAGAGCCCAGGGGCTGGCACACTTGCTGGGCCCATAAACGTTGCTATATGAactggggggttggggggcactGAAGCTACAGGGCTACAGGGCTTTGCTGCCCATTCCCACAATTAGaagaatttttaattctttggagTTTAGGTTGAGATTAGTAGAAATGAAGTTAAGGTTAGGATGCTGGTTTAAGAATGTCTGTAACAGATACCCAAGGGatatttttcaaaagtgaaaatcGTTCAGGTATCCTTATCAAGTGCTCTTTGAACCCTTAGGCAACCCTCACACATTCAGCATGtattgagtgcctgctgtatGCTAGACACTTAAGGAATTAAATCAAATGAGGTGAAGCACCCACTGTGTATGGGGGGGCGGTGGGAGGCGGGGGCACCCTttgctctctctccttctccctcttccctcctcccaacTCAGGATCTGGGAGGAAGCACAATAAGAAGTTCTCACACTCAGAAAATTAGCCTGAGTTCTTTTCATGACCTCGAAACAATTCTGTTTGCCAGCCAATGTTCCAGGCTGCTCTGATGTCCATCCTTCTCAGAGCGGAGAAAGTGCTGGTGCTGGGGTGATTACTGGCACCCATCACCTCATTGGGAGGGCAGTCTCCTCCGGACACAGAGAGAAAGGACCGCAAGGTGCAGAGGATGACACCGTCCCTGGGGCCACGCACTCCTACCCTTCTGCTGCCTGACCACCCAGGGTACCCATGCAGCCCGCAGTGCGATCGCTAAGCAGGACACACGTGCGTGTGAGCCCGGGCTGGCAGGCCAGATGTGCAGACATTAAATTAAATGTCTTCAAACcagctgcccccctccccacagaaaaagaaaaaggaagataatttCTAAGATGGATTCACTGCAGATGAATTAGTCATAACCTTAAGCTCTCTGGGTCCCAAGCCTTGCCCACAACCCAAACCAGATGGTAAATATGAACATTTCTAGAAGTTAATTTAAAGCCAATTTGATCCCCAAATTCATTGCCTGGATATAGAGTCCTAATCGACCAAAATCATCTAAGCCTGGTGTCACCTCTAGGGGTTAATTAGAAACTGTTCTGTGTTGTTGGTATAACTTTATATAACAAGCTTAGATCAGGAGTTTGGCTTGCACACAAGTGTGAATTCTGCTGGCCAGGGTCTTGTGTATTAACACATGCAACTCCAGACTTGTGCACAGTGATGCCCGGGAAGGTTTTTTGAGGGAGATGGGTATTTCCTTCCACCCTCTTCCAgagcatcggagaaggaaatgctttctctccccctctctcaccTTCCAGTCGTGCTTGTTCTCCATTTGTTTCTGCCATTGCAGAAGACTGGTTGCCCCAGATCATCAGCCAGCATCCCCAGATAGCCTGTATGCAGAAGATATCTTTTGAGGGAGAAAGGCAGCCCAGAGATTATTTTGATATAATACATTATGTCCTGTCAATACACATTAGTGTAATAACAATTGGAATGTGGGTTAAAATGCCTAAATTAGAGGAGACTCTTATCGGCCATCACTCCAATTACCAGCACTCCAGCTAACTACCCAGCTTTCTTGCTTCTTTGTTACAAACATTTCTGTAGCCATTTATTTAGCATTGCCAAGTGCTTTCAGGTCCCCTGGGTCAAAAtcccccaaaacaaaaagaatatcatTTTCTGTATGATAGAAGTAGAATTCCGGGCAAGTGTAGGTTCATCatagaaataaataagaagagCTTATAATGTAGCaatccaaaatagaaaaaaaaaagttctcactCACCCAATATGTCCTTTCTAAATCAGAACTCCCAAATGCCCCTTGTTTGGCATGAGACTCACCCAGCGGCAATCTGTGGaaatatgtgggtttttttttgttttcttggcaagaaaaaaaattggatcTGTTTTCCCAGCTGGACCCTCGAGAAGCATTTCCCTTCCTGGCCCTGTTGTACGCCCTTGGCCCTGAGTCCCCTTCTGGAGCAGCTAAAGCTAGAGATGCTTGCTTTGACAAGAGGCTGTTCCAAGACATTTACCTTTCAGAATGATGCTCTCAACTAAATTCTGGGCAGCagctcccttaaaaaaaaaaaaaaagaagaagtcagTATCTTGTTTCTTCTTGGCCTGGACTGAGCTTTTTCACTCCAAAAGCAGACTGACTCCTCCCACGCAATTTGGTTCAGCATCTACTTCCTGTTGACGTGTTTTACTGTAAACCCAACTCATGAGAATTTATAAGGCAGAGGCAACTGTAAATAAGGCCAAAGCGAGAGGAAAACAAATCCACAGCCTCAGGCACCTGAGGACTGTGACCTCACCCGATAGTACAGTGGGGACTGGGTTTCCAGTTCTAAACAACACAGGAATGAACATCTTTGTGtctcatcactttgccaactttTCAGCCACCACAGCACAGACCCTCAACAAGTGGGTTCTGGAGGCATGAGAATTTTAGCGGTTCTAAAGTAACAGCACATGGAAAGCGCTCAGCCCAGCTCTTGGCccttaggaaagtgaaagtgaaaatgaagtcgctcagttgtgtccgactctttgcgaccccatagactgtagcccaccaggctcctctgtccatgggattttcttggcCCTTAGGAAGCACCTAACAAAGAATGAGTTGGGAGTGAAGGGAGTAACTACAGGCAAGAAGGATAGTAAACGTTAATGGTCAAATTTCAGGATCAAGCAGGCCAGCTGTGGGAAAGGACACCTCCTTTCAAATCCCAGGACACAAGTtccatctctccttccttccttcacccAATACACCTGCTGTGAACAGGAACCTTGCTCGGCTGGGGGTGGAACAGCCAGGGAAAGACGGTTTGCTCTCTGGAGCTTATGAAGGGGTAGGGgcggagagaagaggaaagaggggaTGATGCATCTCTGAAGGCCACCATCCAAGGCAAGGTCAGAAGAGGTCTCTCTGAGGCCAGTCTCTGAGCTGAGACTTAGAGGTTGGGAAGAGGGCAGTCAGGCCACATGTTGGGGCAGAGGGGAAGGTGGGTTCCaggtagaagcagcagcaggtgcAAAGCCCTAGAGGATGGAGCAGCTGACAGAGGTCCAAGAAGAGTAAAATGACCACAGGGCTGGAGGCAAGAATGAAGGAAGTGATGGGTGTGGGGGATGGGATCACGAGCCAGCCCACTCCAGGCGCACCCTTGCACTCCACCTCTGACGTCACCCCCTTCCCCTTTGTCTCTGCCAGCACCATGCCCACCCCTGTCCAGCCTGCAGCCTCATCGCCCGCTCTGATGAGCACCACCCACCCGTGCTGCCCCCCCAGGCGGCCCTGCCTCTGCGCCTGGGCGGCCGCTGGGTCAGCCCTGGGTGTGAGGTGCACCCCGCCGTGCTCTTCCTCACCAGGCTCTTCACCTTCCACGGGCACAACCGCTCCTGGGAAGGGTATTACCACCACTTCTCAGACCCCACCTGCCGGCAGCCCACCTTCACTGTCTATGCAGCCGGCCACTACACCAAGGGCACGCCGTCTGTCAAGGTTCGAGGAGGCACTGAGCTGGTGTTCCAGGTCACAAGGGCCCGCGTCACCCCCATGGACCAGGTCACCACGGCCATGCTCAACTTCTCTGAACCAAGCAGCTGTGGGGGCTCGGGGGCTTGGGCCCTGGGAGCCGAGCGGGACATCACCGCCACCAATGGGTGCCTGCCACTGGGCATCAGGCTGCCCCACGTGGAGTATGAGCTGTTCAGGATGGAGCGGGACCCCCTTGGGCAAAGCCTGCTCTTCATCGGACAAAGGCCCACTGACGGCTCGAGTCCTGACACTCCGGAGAAGCGGCCCACATCCTATCAAGCAcccctggtgctctgtgacagcgtGGCCTGGGGCTTCTCCCTGCAGCATGGGGATCGGCTGCAGACGCCTGTCGGTGGTGGGACACCATGTCCCCACGTGGCCCCTCTCCCCGTCCTACTCCTGGTCCTCAGGCCGGCCTTCCTCCAGTGGTTGTGAAATAGGTATATACTTCCAGCTGGTGCCTCAGGACACTCGTCTGGCCCATGGACTCCCTCCTGGCCATAGACTCCTACACCCATGGCTGTCCTGGACAGTGATACAGCCTGGCTACGTCAGTTCAGCACCTGCAGGGTCTGCACTACGGCCAGCAACTTAAGTCACAACCACAGACTCAGGCCTGGCATCAAAGTCACCTGCTCCGAGTTTCTACATGCTCACTCTGATTTTCCTGGGTAGTCTGAGGAGTGGACTATGCCCATCTCCCTGCCCGATGGTGCCCCAGTTCTCTCCTGGAGCCCCAGGATTCAGTGAACTGGGAACACAGTTCTCCATGTGCATACTGCCACAGTTCTCCTGAGTCTGTGGGTTGCTGTTTAAAGATTATTAATTTGCATTTAGCAATACCAACTCAAAACCAAGCCATGAATTAAAGATGCTGCTTTGGGCTTTCAGCACAACTCAGCTCGCCGGCAGGGGCTCGTCTCTCTTTGGGGGCAACTTGGCTTTCTTGAGTTGTGACTGCTGGCGTTTGTCTGCGCCCGCCTGTGCTTCTGTGAGTCAGGCCTCAAGCTGTCAACAGCGTGTGCAGAGAAATTGAGCCCTCCTGGGCCAGGGAGGAAATCAAGGCAGCCCCATCTGAGCCTAGAAGCTCGGCCTCCCTTGCCCACCCCATATGCCAGCGCGTGGAGCTAGCGGCCGGGGCCAGGTCTTTGGAGGAAAGCAGTGTTTCCAGCCTTTGGAAAGTAATTAATACTAATGACAGCGGTAACACTAACGTGCTCTGTAATTAGGCCTGCATTGGCATCCTCTGTTTTCAAGATTCCCTGTGCTTGGCTGACAAGGAGGGAGATAAAACTCCAGTGCATCTCTGGGACCATCCGAGGGTCACTGGGCTGCCCAGCAGTGTCTGGAGGATGAGGTGGAGAGCCACGCCGCGCCCAGCCTGTCCTCTGCAGTGCTTCTGTGCCCATGCTCTCAGTTCAGAGGGAGCTGTCATCACGGTGGGGACAGGCTGTGCCTCTCCAGGGACCCTGCCTGCGTTCCCAGGGCCTCGTCTGTACACCGCGAAATTAACTGGCCTCCTGGTGGGCTCAAGGGTTTCCGGGACACTGTGCTGATGAGTCACGCCCTCCTTCCTCTGCCCGAATCCTAGAATCCTATCTATCTCTGGCTCTTATGGCAGATCTTGAACAATTGTCTGTGAGGCTAATGATGCTTTCAGAGGGAGGCCCTTGTCCTCTGTTCAACGGTGTGGGGTTCAATCAGTCCGCTGAAATTGCTAACTTATCTACCCatccttcttggaaaaaaaaaaaaaaacacaccaagttAATATTCTCTATAGGTCTCAGAGAGCTATGAGTGTTCCTGGCATATTTACCGAAGTACAAGAAATAATTAGATTATTTACAGTCTCAGACTGCATCACAGTGGgggttgtgtgtgtctgtgttcttgGTGGGGATGAGGGTGGGTGGCGGGAACATGTCCACGGCTGAGCAAGTCTTGTATCTGAGGCTTGAGGCAGCCATACTACCATTTATCATCAAATTTGaatcttttaataaaattaaacagCCTGAAAAATGTTCCTGCTGGTTATTAAAGTCAACCAAGGGGATTATGGTTCTAAAGCAAGGAAGTGAAGTATCTTGTGGAGAACATGTGAAAGAGAATAAAACCAGTGGAGGTGAAGCCTGGCTCTCTCTGTGCGGCTCCTTCGGTTCACACCACTGCCCTGTGCTAATTAAAGCTCTCCAGGGGCTTCCAGCACACACAGAATAAAATCCCAGGTCTGGGCATACCACGGGCTGCCCTGGCTTCCCTGGGTGTGCTTCTGTCTCCTGACCACACCAGGCTGTTTcctgccccaggacctttgcacgtGTCATTGCTGCCTCCCGGTTCCTCCTCCCCCAGATCCACAGAGATGCGACTCCTTTCATTCACACCCGAGACTGCATGCCACCTCCTTGGGGAAGCCACATAAATattccaccccctacccccaagGCAGCCTGCGTTTCCTGCTCTCCTCTCTATCCACCCCATCACGCTGCTTTATGTTCCTTATAATGCTTGCTGATCACTGTCAGATTTATTCATGTTTATTCTCTGCCTCGAGGGAAGGACTGACTCAGTCACCGGGATCTTTTCCAACTGGTACAGCCATACCTGGTGCTCAGTAGAACCAGGATGAATATGGTTGGGTAAACCAAGGCTGGTGATCGCAGTTAACCTTCACCAGTAAAGAAGGCACTGCCCGGTGAGGCATCCCATGAGAGGGGTGCCCCACAGGGTAGGGTGGGACTTCTGCAACTTGCAGAGAGAATCCAGGCTTCGAGGAGAGAGGGATCAGTCCCAGGTCACCGCAGCTGGACCCCAAGAGCCTGAGTGCAGAGCCTCTGACTCGGGGTGTCCCACTGGGGCACTGGTTCCTGGCAGGGGTGGGAGTCCTGACTGTGTTTGAAGAAAGCAGTTCAGGGCTGCTTtggaggacatgactgagcctccCCTAGTTGGGAAGCCTATGCTGAGGAAGAGAGAAGGGTCCTGGCCCCAGGGACTAGATGGAGGCACCCTCCCATCCTGGGCTTCCTGGTTCTGGAACATTcgatgtgtgtgtgctaagttgcttcggtagtgtctgacactttgcaaccctatggaccatagcccatcaggctcctctgtctataggattctccaggcaagaatactggagtggtttgccatgctctcctccaggggatcttcctggcccaggggtcgaatccacatctccgacattggcagacgggttcgttaccattagcatcacctgggaagcccactcattGCTGACAGAAAGTTCCAGGCTCTTTTCTCCCGGGCAAGAAGCCAAGCTTCCCAGACCCTGGGCTCCAGTGAGGGGTGGGTTTTGACCCAGAGGACTGAGTGAGGGGACTCTTCCAGGGCTGGGGACCCACCTTATCGTTATGTCTGGACCTTCCACAGAGAACTCAAGATGACTTTAATCAGAAGAGGGGAAAGTAAAACCAACAGTTctcattcaaaacaaaacaaaattaatgttctccattgtatgttcagtcacgtttaaaaaaaaaaaaacctgtgcagTTTATAATTTCATAGCGCAGGCTCCCAGGAGGGTAaatgagcttttttcttttttaataaaaagtttaaattgtcTACAGCTCTCAGAGGCCTATTAACTAACAGATGCTGGTTATCAACAGAagttatttctttgctttctctaaaTGAACGTGCTCAGTCTCCCAGCGGTGCAGCTGGCCTGA contains these protein-coding regions:
- the APCDD1L gene encoding protein APCDD1-like: MDNAWAWHHQETMKGVAEEVQVGADPCLALCCPLSQEAGASQLENQGVPRSLTWVCLLCTAEAAGMAGAGRLRWEPRCQQLLPNRAPVTALLPPRLDGPWISTGCEVRPGPEFLTRSYTFYPNRLFRAYQFFYRDPSCSEPAYSLLIKGRVRLRRASWVTRGATEADYHLHKVGVVFHSRRALLDVAGRLDHSKAGRDCAHRLPPARAWLPGALYELLGAGAERDCAAALGFTMHELSLVRVQRRLQPEPRAAPRLVEELYLGDIHTDRAEQRHYRPTGYQRPLQSALHHAHPCPACSLIARSDEHHPPVLPPQAALPLRLGGRWVSPGCEVHPAVLFLTRLFTFHGHNRSWEGYYHHFSDPTCRQPTFTVYAAGHYTKGTPSVKVRGGTELVFQVTRARVTPMDQVTTAMLNFSEPSSCGGSGAWALGAERDITATNGCLPLGIRLPHVEYELFRMERDPLGQSLLFIGQRPTDGSSPDTPEKRPTSYQAPLVLCDSVAWGFSLQHGDRLQTPVGGGTPCPHVAPLPVLLLVLRPAFLQWL